A single genomic interval of Rosistilla ulvae harbors:
- a CDS encoding radical SAM protein, producing the protein MIDGDRPIEDPAPRELAETITDRQILAARGPKNRVDLRRAYQAFVEPEFSVDRIVEDVATIFLTNRECPFRCLMCDLWKNTTDDRVPPGSIVQQIEHALASLPAAPRIKLYNSGNFFDAAAVPREDLPRIAKIVGGHRSVITENHPKLCDDRALRFRDQCGTDLEVAIGLETSHPPTLQRLNKQITRDDFARAAEFLTSNGIRVRAFILLRPPWTTEREGIERAIESVRFAFNSGVDCCAVIPTRGGNGIMERLQREGLFSPPRLTSLETVLDETLRWKSGIVLADLWDAEQFASCTGCARQRIDRLQRMNRTQTVPPPVICQVCDSDGGGRLE; encoded by the coding sequence ATGATCGATGGCGATCGGCCAATCGAAGATCCGGCGCCGCGCGAGTTGGCGGAAACGATCACCGATCGGCAGATTCTGGCCGCGCGTGGTCCCAAAAATAGAGTCGATCTGCGGCGGGCGTATCAAGCGTTTGTCGAGCCCGAATTTTCGGTCGACCGGATTGTCGAAGATGTCGCCACGATCTTCCTGACCAATCGCGAGTGTCCGTTCCGCTGTTTGATGTGCGATCTGTGGAAGAACACGACCGACGATCGTGTTCCGCCGGGATCGATCGTCCAGCAGATTGAGCACGCGCTGGCGTCGCTGCCCGCCGCGCCGCGGATCAAGCTCTACAACAGCGGCAATTTTTTTGACGCCGCCGCGGTCCCGCGCGAAGACCTGCCGCGGATCGCAAAAATCGTTGGCGGCCATCGATCGGTGATCACCGAAAATCATCCCAAGCTGTGCGACGATCGGGCGTTGCGTTTTCGAGATCAGTGTGGCACCGATCTGGAAGTCGCGATCGGGCTGGAAACTTCGCATCCGCCGACGCTGCAGCGATTGAACAAACAGATCACCCGCGACGACTTTGCCCGCGCGGCGGAGTTCCTGACCTCCAACGGAATCCGCGTCCGCGCGTTTATCCTGCTGCGTCCGCCGTGGACGACCGAGCGGGAAGGCATCGAGCGAGCGATCGAATCGGTCCGGTTCGCCTTTAATTCGGGAGTCGATTGTTGCGCGGTCATTCCGACTCGCGGGGGCAATGGGATCATGGAACGGTTGCAGCGCGAAGGCCTCTTCTCGCCGCCGCGGTTAACCTCGTTGGAAACCGTCCTCGACGAGACGTTGCGTTGGAAATCGGGCATCGTCCTGGCTGATCTCTGGGACGCGGAACAGTTTGCTTCGTGCACTGGCTGCGCCCGGCAGCGGATCGATCGCTTGCAGAGGATGAATAGGACGCAAACGGTTCCGCCGCCGGTGATCTGCCAAGTCTGCGATTCGGATGGAGGCGGCCGCCTTGAATAA
- a CDS encoding serine/threonine-protein kinase — protein sequence MALNEQQYAKVKDIFSQAIAAPELQWSGIVAALAAEDPVVADEVRSLLRHHRDVTLLDSQPQESTEPTAIMPGGAVRQAIDFVDPEVPVDTFLVQREIWEENRQILRRRLIVIAIVMSLFIAVSMIRLMTYHYAAVGYGVRVAALLISLGAAWVLHSDHKLSLRRLRIIELVVMANAGLLASVIYLRMLLDAAARQDVVMFVSINNWHFFAWALLILIYGIFMPNNWQRAAAVVFPMVLVPNLTIRLAAWIDPQIPLLLAQDTFGKPIPEVCVAACIATYTAHLIHGARLSAFQARRLAQYKIKRLIGEGGMGRVYEAEHLLLKRSCAIKLIQPERSVEGEALQRFEREVRATAKLTHPHTIEVYDYGQTNEGVFFFAMELLPGMNLREMVKRTGPMPAPRAIHFLIEICEALQEAHKAGLIHRDIKPANVFASQRGGIEDYTKLLDFGVVRDATLDLDPHTAAVEAQRIAGTPDYMSPEQVATPSLVGPPSDLYSVGAVGYYLLTGRPPLTGGSPQEVMRAKLTQTPEPPSTHTADVPADLEAIVMRCLCTNPAGRPGSAAELLHELRDCESAGRWSEENASAWWITQTD from the coding sequence ATGGCGTTGAACGAACAGCAATACGCAAAGGTCAAGGATATTTTTTCTCAAGCGATTGCTGCCCCCGAGTTGCAATGGTCGGGAATCGTCGCTGCGCTGGCTGCTGAGGATCCAGTTGTCGCCGACGAGGTCCGTTCGCTGCTGAGGCATCATCGCGACGTGACGCTGCTCGACTCGCAACCCCAGGAATCAACCGAGCCGACGGCGATTATGCCGGGCGGTGCGGTCCGGCAAGCTATAGATTTCGTCGATCCCGAGGTCCCAGTCGATACATTCCTCGTGCAGCGAGAGATCTGGGAAGAGAACCGGCAGATCTTGCGGCGGCGGTTGATCGTGATCGCCATCGTGATGTCGTTGTTCATCGCGGTTTCGATGATCCGGTTGATGACCTATCACTACGCCGCCGTCGGCTATGGAGTCCGCGTCGCCGCGCTGCTGATCAGCCTCGGTGCCGCCTGGGTTCTGCATAGCGATCACAAGCTGAGTCTGCGGCGGCTGCGAATCATCGAACTGGTCGTGATGGCCAACGCTGGGCTACTGGCATCGGTAATCTATTTAAGGATGCTGTTGGATGCCGCGGCTCGCCAAGACGTGGTGATGTTTGTCAGCATCAACAACTGGCACTTCTTCGCTTGGGCGTTGCTGATCTTGATCTACGGGATCTTCATGCCCAACAACTGGCAGCGAGCCGCCGCGGTCGTCTTCCCGATGGTCCTGGTCCCAAATTTGACCATCCGTCTGGCCGCTTGGATCGATCCACAAATCCCGTTGCTGTTGGCTCAAGATACGTTTGGCAAACCGATTCCCGAAGTCTGTGTCGCCGCATGCATCGCGACTTACACGGCGCATCTGATCCATGGAGCTCGGTTGTCGGCGTTCCAAGCCCGCCGCTTGGCTCAATATAAGATCAAGCGTTTGATCGGCGAAGGAGGAATGGGGCGAGTCTACGAAGCGGAACATCTGCTGCTGAAACGCTCCTGTGCGATCAAGCTGATCCAACCCGAACGCAGCGTCGAGGGGGAAGCTTTGCAGAGGTTCGAACGCGAGGTGCGAGCGACAGCCAAGTTGACGCATCCGCACACGATCGAAGTCTACGATTATGGCCAGACGAACGAGGGAGTCTTCTTTTTCGCGATGGAGTTGTTGCCGGGGATGAACCTGCGTGAAATGGTCAAACGGACCGGCCCCATGCCCGCGCCCCGGGCGATTCACTTTTTAATCGAGATTTGCGAAGCCTTGCAGGAAGCTCACAAGGCCGGCCTGATCCACCGGGACATCAAGCCGGCGAACGTCTTCGCGTCGCAGCGTGGAGGAATCGAAGACTACACGAAACTGCTGGACTTTGGCGTCGTCCGCGACGCGACGCTCGATCTCGATCCCCACACGGCGGCGGTCGAGGCGCAACGGATCGCGGGAACTCCCGATTACATGTCGCCTGAACAGGTGGCGACTCCCAGTCTCGTCGGACCTCCCAGCGACCTGTACAGTGTTGGCGCCGTCGGATATTACCTGCTGACCGGTCGGCCTCCATTGACGGGCGGTTCGCCGCAAGAGGTGATGCGGGCCAAGTTGACGCAAACGCCGGAACCTCCTTCGACTCACACAGCCGATGTTCCCGCCGACCTCGAAGCGATCGTGATGCGTTGTCTGTGCACCAACCCCGCGGGTCGTCCGGGGAGTGCCGCAGAACTGTTACACGAACTGCGGGACTGCGAATCGGCGGGCCGCTGGAGCGAAGAAAATGCGTCGGCCTGGTGGATAACGCAAACCGATTGA
- a CDS encoding asparagine synthase-related protein produces the protein MHNHQYVERFVSLLDPDANILLNATVDEAVELLGSGDAEALKNIEGQFALVHRNGHIVRLARSIGRPMRYFLAKQVDGPCLVVAERMDEIRDWLIAGGLDGQFHPSYTRMVPAHHIVEIALLGCPDPNPQYTRFFTPQRNRLPANLDEIGGQYIGALQASIAQWIDQINPAEPIGVLFSGGIDSGAVFCTTYDCLLKRGDSPARLKAFTLSIDGQGRDADQAHRFLSDLDLGMFLEVIDCPVGEVDYRKAIRVIEDYKPLDVQAATMGLALCRGIRRRYPDWKYLLDGDGGDENLKDYPIEENRELTIRSVLNNLMLYQEGWGVDAIKHSLTYSGGQSRGHVRSFAPVRQTGFQGFSPFAVPSVIEVAEGIPFIELTDWQHDKLYALKGEIVRRGVEQVTGLTMPTFEKCRFQHGASTEEVFANLFPADEQSYRNAFRQVLE, from the coding sequence GTGCACAATCATCAATATGTGGAACGATTTGTTAGTCTTCTCGATCCCGATGCCAACATATTATTGAATGCCACGGTCGACGAGGCGGTTGAGTTGCTGGGGAGCGGGGATGCTGAGGCGCTCAAAAATATCGAGGGACAGTTCGCGCTAGTCCATCGCAACGGCCACATCGTGCGGTTGGCCCGATCGATCGGGCGTCCGATGCGATATTTCTTAGCCAAGCAGGTCGATGGGCCTTGTCTGGTTGTGGCCGAGCGGATGGATGAGATTCGCGATTGGTTGATCGCCGGGGGACTCGATGGTCAATTCCATCCGTCGTATACGCGGATGGTGCCTGCTCATCACATCGTCGAGATCGCTTTGTTAGGCTGTCCCGATCCGAACCCACAATACACGCGGTTCTTCACGCCCCAGCGGAATCGCTTACCGGCAAATCTGGATGAGATCGGCGGTCAATATATCGGGGCACTGCAAGCGTCGATCGCCCAGTGGATCGATCAGATCAATCCGGCCGAACCGATCGGCGTGTTATTCAGTGGCGGGATCGACAGTGGAGCTGTCTTCTGCACCACGTACGATTGTCTGTTAAAGCGGGGCGATTCGCCGGCGCGGTTGAAGGCGTTTACGCTCTCGATCGACGGCCAGGGACGCGACGCCGATCAGGCTCATCGCTTTTTGAGCGACCTCGATTTGGGAATGTTTCTCGAAGTCATCGATTGTCCGGTCGGGGAAGTCGACTACCGCAAAGCGATTCGCGTGATCGAAGACTACAAACCGCTGGACGTCCAAGCAGCGACGATGGGCCTGGCACTGTGCCGCGGAATTCGCCGCCGCTATCCCGACTGGAAGTATCTGTTGGATGGCGACGGCGGGGACGAGAACCTGAAAGACTATCCGATCGAAGAGAATCGCGAGCTGACGATCCGCAGCGTGCTGAATAATCTGATGCTCTATCAGGAAGGCTGGGGCGTCGACGCGATCAAACATTCGCTGACCTACAGCGGCGGGCAGAGTCGAGGGCATGTGCGATCGTTTGCTCCGGTTCGCCAGACCGGGTTCCAAGGTTTCAGCCCGTTTGCCGTGCCGAGCGTGATCGAAGTCGCCGAGGGGATCCCGTTCATCGAACTGACCGATTGGCAGCACGACAAACTGTACGCTCTGAAAGGCGAAATCGTCCGCCGCGGTGTGGAACAGGTGACGGGGCTGACGATGCCGACGTTTGAAAAATGCCGCTTCCAACATGGGGCTTCGACCGAAGAGGTCTTTGCAAATTTGTTCCCCGCCGATGAGCAGAGCTATCGCAATGCGTTTCGCCAGGTGCTGGAATGA
- a CDS encoding sigma-70 family RNA polymerase sigma factor has product MNDDSIDVASSLQQIVDGDPAAADRLMPEVYDQLRRLAQSMLNQESPSHTLQPTALVNETYLRMADQTRVDWQGKTHFFAIGAKMMRRILVDHARGKNRHKRGGQSQRIPLSDDMRVTNQEDEDVLAIEDALAKLATLDPRQAQIVELRFYGGLTVEEVANVLCVSKRTVEAEWTMLRAWLRRELGGELAD; this is encoded by the coding sequence ATGAACGACGATTCCATCGATGTCGCCAGCTCGCTGCAACAGATCGTCGACGGGGATCCCGCCGCGGCGGATCGTTTGATGCCGGAGGTCTACGACCAATTGCGACGCCTGGCTCAATCGATGCTCAATCAGGAATCTCCGTCCCATACGCTGCAACCGACGGCGCTGGTGAACGAGACCTATTTGCGGATGGCCGACCAGACGCGCGTCGATTGGCAGGGGAAGACGCATTTTTTTGCGATCGGTGCCAAAATGATGCGACGGATTTTGGTCGATCACGCCCGCGGCAAAAATCGCCATAAACGGGGCGGCCAAAGTCAACGCATTCCGCTTTCCGATGACATGCGTGTCACCAATCAAGAGGACGAAGATGTGTTGGCCATCGAAGACGCCTTGGCCAAACTGGCAACGCTCGATCCACGGCAGGCTCAAATTGTCGAGCTGAGGTTTTATGGCGGCCTGACGGTCGAAGAGGTCGCTAACGTGTTGTGCGTTTCCAAACGGACCGTCGAAGCGGAATGGACGATGTTGCGCGCCTGGTTGCGCCGCGAACTCGGGGGCGAATTGGCCGATTAG
- a CDS encoding carbon-nitrogen hydrolase family protein, whose protein sequence is MDPLDLKEFEWKVKVRQLSIDDYDALVKMQQRCFPGMSPWTRDQIESQIKVFPEGQLVVEIDGEVAASSSSLVLRYDRTTAWHDWTQVADNGYIRNHSPEGDTLYGIEIMVDPKYRGMKLSRRLYDARKQLCRERNIERIIIGGRIPGYGDRADEMSASEYVERVVAKAIHDPVLTAQIANGFALQGLIPNYFPSDQASRGYATFLEWRNLEYQASRTRRYHAAFEPVRLAVVQYELRRINNFGEFTQQSEFFVDVAADYKCDFIMFPELFTTQLLSCVESARPGLAARRLAEFTPQYLEFFTECAVKYNVNVIGGSQFVVENEKLYNVAYCFGRDGTIHKQYKIHITPSERKWWGVSPGDFVNVFDTDSGRVAMLICYDIEFPELVRIAAAKGAQIIFVPFNTDTVEGYLRIRHCAQARCVENHVYVAIAGCTGNLPFVENADIHYAQSAILTPADVGFSRDSVGAECNPNIETVVMDDVDLEILRKHRESGSVQNWNDRRKDIYRVTYEENGKTFEV, encoded by the coding sequence ATGGATCCACTCGATCTCAAAGAATTTGAATGGAAAGTCAAAGTTCGTCAGCTGTCGATCGACGACTACGATGCGTTGGTGAAAATGCAACAGCGCTGTTTTCCGGGGATGTCGCCGTGGACCCGCGACCAGATCGAAAGCCAAATCAAGGTCTTTCCCGAGGGGCAGTTGGTGGTCGAGATCGATGGCGAGGTCGCGGCGTCGTCGTCGAGTTTGGTTTTGCGTTACGATCGCACGACCGCTTGGCACGATTGGACCCAGGTTGCCGACAACGGTTACATTCGCAATCACTCTCCCGAAGGGGATACGCTGTATGGGATCGAGATCATGGTCGATCCCAAATATCGCGGGATGAAGTTGTCGCGGCGATTGTACGACGCGCGGAAACAACTGTGCCGCGAACGCAATATCGAACGGATCATCATCGGTGGTCGGATTCCAGGGTACGGCGATCGAGCGGATGAGATGTCGGCCAGCGAATATGTCGAACGAGTGGTTGCCAAGGCGATCCACGATCCCGTGTTGACCGCGCAAATTGCCAACGGCTTCGCGCTGCAAGGTTTGATCCCCAATTACTTCCCTAGCGATCAGGCATCGCGCGGCTACGCGACCTTTCTGGAATGGAGGAATTTGGAATATCAAGCCTCTCGGACACGGCGGTATCACGCCGCTTTTGAACCGGTCCGCCTGGCGGTCGTGCAATATGAACTGCGACGGATTAACAACTTCGGTGAGTTCACGCAGCAGAGTGAGTTCTTCGTCGACGTCGCTGCCGATTATAAGTGCGACTTCATCATGTTTCCCGAACTGTTTACGACGCAGTTGTTGTCGTGCGTCGAATCGGCTCGTCCCGGCCTCGCCGCACGCCGACTGGCCGAGTTCACGCCGCAGTACCTCGAGTTTTTTACCGAGTGCGCCGTCAAATACAATGTGAACGTGATCGGTGGATCTCAGTTTGTCGTCGAAAACGAAAAGCTCTACAACGTCGCCTACTGCTTTGGTCGCGATGGTACGATCCACAAGCAATATAAGATTCACATCACTCCCAGCGAACGGAAGTGGTGGGGCGTCAGTCCTGGAGATTTTGTCAACGTCTTCGATACCGATTCAGGTCGCGTCGCGATGTTGATCTGTTATGACATCGAATTCCCCGAATTGGTCCGGATCGCCGCGGCGAAAGGTGCGCAGATCATCTTCGTGCCGTTTAACACCGACACCGTCGAAGGCTATCTGCGGATTCGACACTGCGCTCAAGCGAGGTGTGTGGAGAACCACGTCTACGTTGCGATCGCGGGATGTACCGGCAACCTGCCGTTTGTCGAAAACGCCGACATTCACTATGCCCAATCGGCGATTCTGACCCCCGCCGACGTCGGCTTCTCTCGCGACTCGGTGGGTGCGGAATGCAATCCGAACATCGAAACCGTTGTCATGGATGACGTCGATCTGGAAATTCTGCGGAAGCATCGCGAATCGGGGAGCGTGCAAAACTGGAACGACCGCCGCAAGGATATCTACCGAGTGACTTATGAAGAGAACGGCAAGACGTTTGAAGTCTAA
- a CDS encoding NAD(P)/FAD-dependent oxidoreductase — MNKEVDLLILGSGFGGSLLSLLLARQGLRVAVIDRAVHPRFTIGESSTPLADATLKELAQRYDLPELMPLTAFGPWRRRHPELMCGLKRGFSYFGHSPNAEFSPADQLLVAASSDDEHSDTHWLRSDVDAWLFERAADRGAMQFEGASYRLSREDSQWLVAGEASGVKFSLRAPMIVDATGAAGEVLRYLKIASQTHRLKTNSWAVYGHFENVTSVAEMLDRRQIDRRRHPFGCDDAAVHHVLDDGWMWQLRFCDDSVSAGFAIGQPADTPKPNADGIWRQRLDRFPFLRQQFAAARIVAPAGGLQMTSRMQRLTSLAAGPGWAALPNTAGFIDPLHSTGLAHTMFGVRRLAEILLQTGTSNQLLAELGNYSSTLIDELRLVDQLVEGCYAGLPSFRLWSAWCMLYFAAVTSMEQSPGGGVAAFLHADELRFLTVVGEARGELQRASDAGRGPAACDRFEDRLRQVIAPWNRGGLLDRECNGMYARTAKPV, encoded by the coding sequence TTGAATAAAGAAGTCGATCTGTTGATCCTCGGTTCCGGTTTTGGTGGCAGTCTGTTGAGTCTGCTGCTGGCCCGCCAGGGACTGCGCGTCGCTGTGATCGATCGCGCGGTCCATCCCCGGTTTACGATCGGAGAGTCATCGACGCCCCTGGCCGATGCGACGCTGAAAGAACTCGCCCAGCGGTACGACTTGCCCGAGCTGATGCCTCTGACCGCGTTTGGCCCCTGGCGACGAAGGCATCCGGAACTTATGTGTGGTTTGAAGCGAGGCTTCAGCTATTTCGGGCACTCGCCCAACGCGGAGTTTTCGCCAGCCGATCAATTGCTTGTCGCGGCCAGCAGTGACGACGAACACTCCGACACGCACTGGCTGCGGAGCGACGTCGATGCTTGGTTGTTCGAGCGAGCTGCCGATCGAGGCGCTATGCAATTCGAAGGGGCAAGCTATCGGCTGAGCCGCGAGGATTCGCAGTGGTTGGTTGCTGGCGAGGCTTCCGGTGTTAAGTTCTCGCTTCGTGCGCCGATGATTGTCGACGCAACGGGAGCGGCGGGGGAGGTGTTGCGTTACCTGAAGATCGCCTCGCAGACTCACCGATTGAAAACGAACAGCTGGGCCGTTTACGGACACTTCGAAAACGTCACGTCGGTCGCTGAGATGCTGGACCGCCGGCAGATCGATCGACGCCGTCATCCCTTCGGCTGCGATGATGCTGCGGTTCATCATGTGTTGGACGACGGGTGGATGTGGCAGCTGCGTTTCTGCGACGACAGCGTGAGCGCAGGGTTTGCGATCGGTCAGCCGGCGGATACGCCTAAGCCGAATGCGGATGGAATCTGGCGGCAGCGTTTGGATCGTTTTCCGTTCCTGCGACAGCAATTTGCCGCGGCAAGGATCGTTGCGCCAGCCGGCGGTTTGCAGATGACATCGCGGATGCAGCGGCTGACCTCGCTGGCGGCTGGTCCGGGCTGGGCGGCGCTGCCCAACACCGCGGGCTTCATCGATCCGCTGCACAGCACCGGCCTTGCGCATACGATGTTTGGCGTTCGGCGGTTGGCGGAGATTCTACTGCAGACAGGCACATCGAATCAGCTCCTTGCTGAACTGGGAAACTACTCGTCGACCTTGATCGATGAATTGCGTCTTGTCGATCAACTGGTCGAAGGTTGTTATGCGGGGCTGCCCAGCTTTCGCTTGTGGTCGGCTTGGTGCATGCTCTATTTCGCTGCGGTGACGTCGATGGAACAGTCGCCGGGGGGAGGCGTTGCGGCATTTCTGCACGCTGACGAACTGCGGTTTCTAACGGTTGTGGGCGAAGCGCGTGGAGAGCTGCAGCGGGCGAGCGACGCCGGTCGCGGACCGGCAGCTTGCGATCGATTCGAAGACAGGTTGCGGCAGGTGATCGCTCCCTGGAATCGGGGCGGATTGTTAGACAGAGAATGCAACGGGATGTATGCCCGAACGGCCAAGCCGGTTTAA
- a CDS encoding sigma-70 family RNA polymerase sigma factor: protein MSSTILEIQLMSVPELITAAKLGDTNAYAEVVVRYQDRLYGAMRHHVGCPILAEDIVQDAFVRAYIHLGSFRQESEFYTWLYRIALNARRSYTEKQRRWVPIESATESDRRHGRQIEESPSAAIERSESCEQVRQAMKRLDDSFQEVLVLREFEGHDYQKIAEILKICVGTVRSRLSRARSQLRRELSAYEQSIN from the coding sequence ATGAGTTCGACAATCCTAGAAATCCAATTGATGTCTGTCCCTGAATTGATCACCGCGGCAAAGCTGGGTGATACCAATGCCTATGCGGAAGTTGTTGTGCGATACCAAGACCGTTTATATGGCGCCATGCGGCATCATGTCGGTTGTCCGATCCTTGCCGAAGATATCGTGCAAGATGCGTTTGTGCGGGCCTATATCCATCTAGGGTCGTTTCGCCAGGAGAGTGAGTTTTACACTTGGTTGTACCGCATCGCGTTAAACGCCCGTCGATCCTACACCGAAAAGCAGCGCCGCTGGGTACCGATCGAATCGGCCACCGAAAGCGATCGACGGCACGGCCGGCAAATCGAGGAATCGCCGTCGGCGGCGATCGAACGCAGCGAAAGTTGCGAACAGGTGCGTCAAGCGATGAAACGCCTGGACGATAGTTTTCAAGAGGTGCTAGTGCTGCGAGAATTCGAGGGGCACGACTATCAAAAGATCGCGGAGATCTTGAAAATCTGCGTCGGTACCGTCCGCAGCCGATTGTCGCGCGCCCGGTCACAGCTGCGGCGGGAACTTTCCGCTTACGAGCAATCGATTAATTAG